In a genomic window of Melopsittacus undulatus isolate bMelUnd1 chromosome 1, bMelUnd1.mat.Z, whole genome shotgun sequence:
- the GMNN gene encoding geminin gives MNSKMKQKQSAEKTGPLQKYLTDTTSSAAPRRTLKMIQPSATGCLVGRRNEKKSSVKRKCKLTSKACQAEVSVIKEQESENINDAIEAVDLMIKESPSPQYWKELAEERRKALYEVLQENEKLHKEIEQKDGEIARLKEENEELMSLAEHVHFMTSMIERLTGQAPDDLDELESLSLKQSKQENEELNCADDAGSASEEGPSQICGVRGSISDLASKETKTAGGRTALLHNS, from the exons ATGAAttccaaaatgaaacagaaacagagcGCAGAAAAAACAGGACCTTTGCAG AAGTACCTCACAGACACCACAAGCAGTGCTGCCCCAAGACGGACTCTTAAAATGATCCAGCCTTCAGCAACAGGTTGCCTAGTTGGCAGACGTAATGAG AAGAAATCTTCAgtcaaaaggaaatgcaagTTAACCTCAAAGGCTTGTCAAGCTGAGGTGTCCGTGATAAAGGAGCAAGAAAGTGAGAATATTAATGATGCTATTGAAGCTGTAGATCTCATGATAAAAG aaagtcCTTCACCTCAGTATTGGAAGGAACTCgctgaagaaaggagaaaagctcTGTATGAAGTGCTTCAAGAGAATGAAAAG TTGCACAAAGAAATTGAACAGAAAGATGGTGAAATTGCCCgcctgaaagaagaaaatgaagagctgATGTCCCTTGCTGAACACGTGCACTTTATGACCAGCATGATTGAG aggcTAACTGGGCAAGCACCTGACGATCTTGATGAACTGGAAAGTCTGTCTCTAAAGCAGtccaaacaagaaaatgaagagctTAACTGTGCAGATGATGCAGGCAGTGCTTCCGAGGAAGGACCATCACAAATATGTGGCGTACGGGGGAGTATATCGGATCTTGCTTCAAAGGAAACAA AGACTGCAGGAGGGAGGACAGCATTATTGCATAATAGCTGA